The Streptomyces sp. NBC_01689 genome includes a window with the following:
- a CDS encoding TraR/DksA family transcriptional regulator, which translates to MPLETTRTEPRRDRPTAQEARRRLDHARGTRLIQLRALTGGGQTTDDHLTSAQKHSIEQVLKEIDAAIARVEDGTYGACLGCAKPVPAERLEILPYTRHCVTCRRRAT; encoded by the coding sequence ATGCCGCTCGAGACCACCCGGACCGAACCGCGCCGCGACCGACCGACGGCTCAGGAGGCCCGCCGGCGTCTCGACCACGCCCGCGGGACCCGGCTGATCCAGCTGCGCGCGCTCACCGGCGGCGGGCAGACCACCGACGACCACCTGACGTCCGCGCAGAAGCACTCCATCGAACAGGTGCTCAAAGAGATCGACGCGGCCATCGCCCGGGTCGAGGACGGCACGTACGGAGCGTGTCTGGGCTGTGCGAAGCCCGTCCCGGCGGAGCGCCTGGAGATCCTCCCGTACACACGCCACTGCGTCACCTGCCGACGCCGGGCCACCTGA
- a CDS encoding TraR/DksA family transcriptional regulator, with translation MVNNQIFGVRAARTAPADLDLPALRENLLEQRLFRLEQLRQIAATDRADAPLRQRDDSRTEVRVQLAASARMVLADVEAALARMDEGGYGACGLCRRPIASERLAIVPQARYCTPCQQVREAGR, from the coding sequence GTGGTGAACAACCAGATCTTCGGCGTCCGCGCCGCACGAACCGCGCCCGCGGACCTCGATCTCCCGGCGCTGCGCGAGAACCTGCTCGAACAGCGTCTCTTCCGCCTGGAACAGCTGCGGCAGATCGCCGCCACGGACCGTGCCGACGCGCCGCTCCGGCAGCGGGACGACTCGCGGACCGAGGTCCGCGTCCAACTCGCCGCGTCCGCCCGTATGGTGCTCGCCGACGTCGAAGCCGCTCTCGCGCGCATGGACGAGGGCGGGTACGGCGCCTGCGGACTGTGCCGGCGTCCCATCGCGAGCGAGCGGCTGGCGATCGTGCCGCAGGCCCGTTACTGCACCCCCTGCCAGCAGGTCAGGGAGGCGGGCCGGTGA
- a CDS encoding response regulator transcription factor has product MTGTAPIRILLADDHALVRRGVRLILDREPDLEVVAEAGDGAEAIEMARAHDIDLAVLDIAMPRLTGLQATRELASLKPGLRILMLTMHDNEQYFFQALKAGACGYVLKSVADRDLVAACRSAMRDEPFLHPGAITALIRNYLDRVRHGEETSEQAVTHREEEVLKLVAEGYSSREIADLLFISVKTVQRHRANLLHKLGLRDRLDLTRYAIRAGLVEP; this is encoded by the coding sequence ATGACCGGAACCGCCCCGATCCGCATTCTGCTCGCCGACGACCACGCGCTGGTACGGCGCGGAGTGCGGCTGATCCTCGACCGCGAACCGGACCTCGAAGTCGTCGCCGAGGCCGGGGACGGCGCGGAGGCGATCGAGATGGCCCGCGCGCACGACATCGACCTCGCCGTCCTGGACATCGCGATGCCCCGTCTGACCGGGCTGCAGGCCACCCGCGAACTGGCTTCGCTCAAGCCCGGACTGCGCATCCTGATGCTCACGATGCACGACAACGAGCAGTACTTCTTCCAGGCCCTGAAGGCCGGAGCCTGCGGGTACGTCCTGAAGTCCGTCGCGGACCGGGACCTGGTGGCCGCCTGCCGGAGCGCGATGCGCGACGAGCCGTTCCTCCACCCCGGCGCGATCACCGCCCTCATCCGCAACTACCTCGACCGTGTCCGCCACGGCGAGGAGACCTCCGAGCAGGCCGTGACACACCGTGAGGAGGAGGTCCTCAAGCTCGTTGCGGAGGGCTACTCCTCCAGGGAGATCGCCGACCTGCTCTTCATCAGCGTCAAGACCGTCCAGCGGCACCGCGCCAACCTGCTGCACAAGCTCGGCCTGCGCGACCGTCTTGACCTCACCCGCTACGCCATCCGCGCCGGCCTCGTCGAACCCTGA
- a CDS encoding HAMP domain-containing sensor histidine kinase, translating to MSLFWRIFGLNAVVLGTATALLLWAPVTVSVPVVLTEAVILVGGLAVMLVANAALLGWGLAPLVRLTGLMTTVDLLRPGQRLPARGGGEVAELIRAFNAMLDRLEQERATSSARVLLAQEAERRRIAHELHDEVGQSMTAILLALKRAADDADGPLRDELHQAQEITRGSLDEVRRLVRRLRPGVLDDLGLVSAMTSLTHDFATHTGLRVVRHFDADLPALEPETELVLYRVAQESLTNVARHADAERAEVSLRRTDGAVVLAVADDGRGIEAACEGAGIRGMRERALLIGAALDITPAARTGTRIRLTAPVPGKRP from the coding sequence ATGTCCCTGTTCTGGCGGATCTTCGGGCTCAACGCCGTGGTGCTGGGTACGGCCACCGCGCTGCTGCTCTGGGCTCCGGTGACCGTCTCGGTTCCGGTCGTGCTCACGGAGGCCGTCATCCTGGTGGGCGGTCTGGCCGTCATGCTGGTCGCCAACGCCGCGCTGCTGGGCTGGGGGCTGGCCCCACTGGTCCGGCTGACCGGGCTGATGACCACCGTCGACCTGCTGCGTCCCGGTCAACGGCTGCCCGCACGGGGCGGGGGCGAGGTCGCCGAGCTGATCCGCGCCTTCAACGCGATGCTCGACCGGCTCGAACAGGAGCGGGCCACCAGCAGTGCCCGCGTCCTGCTGGCCCAGGAGGCCGAACGGCGCCGTATCGCGCACGAGCTGCACGACGAGGTCGGGCAGAGCATGACCGCGATCCTGCTGGCCCTCAAGCGCGCCGCGGACGACGCGGACGGACCGCTGCGCGACGAGCTGCACCAGGCCCAGGAGATCACCCGGGGAAGCCTCGACGAGGTCCGCCGTCTGGTCCGCAGGCTGCGCCCCGGCGTCCTCGACGACCTCGGTCTGGTCAGCGCGATGACCTCGCTGACCCACGACTTCGCCACGCACACCGGGCTGCGCGTGGTGCGCCATTTCGACGCCGACCTGCCGGCCCTGGAGCCGGAGACGGAACTGGTTCTCTACCGCGTGGCACAGGAGAGTCTGACGAACGTGGCCCGCCACGCGGACGCCGAACGGGCGGAGGTCAGCCTGCGCCGCACCGACGGCGCCGTGGTGCTCGCGGTCGCCGACGACGGCCGCGGAATCGAGGCCGCCTGCGAGGGTGCCGGGATCCGCGGTATGCGCGAGCGTGCCCTGCTGATCGGCGCCGCCCTGGACATCACACCCGCGGCCCGTACCGGTACCCGGATCCGACTGACCGCGCCGGTTCCCGGGAAGCGGCCGTGA